A window of the Xenopus laevis strain J_2021 chromosome 9_10L, Xenopus_laevis_v10.1, whole genome shotgun sequence genome harbors these coding sequences:
- the LOC121397964 gene encoding uncharacterized protein LOC121397964 — MESLQRKRRKLGSSSQVCAGCFDAPLPGKKFCKSCFGLLLQDTPVSEIPSGQGASVSREESDSSDFSGEESLEPMSELFSEEEEEETESSSFDLTLIPPLIKAIKLILGVEEVADAQKSKVLPSYSKPKQFFPLFPEVAELISAEWGKAAKKVSFASMTTRFAKLYPFKEQDTKNWDAAPAVDSPVIHLAKKTILPIDDSSVLRDPMDRRVETELRKAYQVAGASCKPAVALVSVAKAVSLWIDSLDKAIAEGTDTSDISAGLSELKMAVAFMSEAAVDLTRLASRSMAVSVSARRALWLRSWGADAASKLSLCNLPYVGENLFGPKLQEVIEKATGGKSSFLPQERKKSKAQPFKGFFFRGSGRARGYASNYRYFGRGSSRQSSWRGGHSAVIRGNKLKLSPTSKKSS, encoded by the coding sequence ATGGAGTCCTTGCAGAGGAAAAGAAGGAAGCTTGGCTCTTCTTCTCAAGTTTGTGCAGGCTGCTTTGACGCTCCTTTACCGGGGAAGAAGTTTTGTAAATCATGCTTTGGCCTTCTACTACAggatacgcctgttagtgaaatcCCTTCAGGCCAAGGGGCTTCAGTGTCCAGGGAGGAGTCCGACTCCTCTGATTTCTCAGGAGAGGAAAGTCTAGAACCAATGTCGGAATTGttttctgaggaggaagaagaggagacagAATCTTCATCCTTTGATTTGACCTTAATCCCTCCgttaattaaagcaataaaattaatCTTGGGGGTAGAAGAGGTAGCGGACGCTCAGAAGTCTAAGGTGCTCCCATCTTATTCAAAgccaaaacaattttttcctctttttccggAAGTGGCAGAATTAATCTCGGCAGAATGGGGTAAAGCAGCTAAAAAGGTTTCTTTTGCTTCTATGACTACGAGATTTGCAAAGTTATATCCATTTAAAGAACAGGATACCAAGAACTGGGATGCAGCCCCAGCAGTGGATTCACCTGTGATTCATTTGGCAAAGAAGACAATTTTGCCAATTGATGACTCGTCAGTACTAAGAGATCCCATGGATAGAAGAGTGGAGACGGAGCTTCGTAAGGCATATCAAGTGGCAGGAGCCTCATGTAAGCCGGCAGTAGCTCTAGTTTCAGTGGCAAAGGCAGTCTCCTTGTGGATCGACAGTTTGGATAAAGCGATTGCTGAAGGTACGGATACATCTGACATTAGTGCTGGATTATCAGAATTAAAGATGGCAGTGGCATTTATGTCGGAAGCGGCAGTGGATTTGACGCGGTTGGCTTCCAGGTCAATGGCAGTATCAGTGTCGGCAAGAAGAGCATTATGGCTCAGATCTTGGGGTGCAGATGCGGCTTCTAAACTAAGTCTCTGTAACCTACCTTATGTTGGGGAAAATCTTTTTGGTCCTAAATTACAAGAGGTCATAGAAAAAGCGACAGGTGGGAAGAGTTCTTTCCTGccgcaagaaaggaaaaaatcgAAGGCTcaaccctttaaaggttttttttttcgaggCTCAGGAAGAGCTAGAGGTTATGCCAGTAACTATAGATACTTTGGCAGAGGCAGTTCAAGACAGTCATCTTGGAGAGGGGGTCACTCCGCAGTTATTAGGGGGAACAAGCTCAAACTGTCCCCAACTTCTAAGAAATCCTCCTGA